In the genome of Chiloscyllium plagiosum isolate BGI_BamShark_2017 chromosome 22, ASM401019v2, whole genome shotgun sequence, one region contains:
- the eef1akmt2 gene encoding EEF1A lysine methyltransferase 2 isoform X4 yields the protein MSWTSWVSSDGRCWESTWPRGCTFSDWDHAYERELQSFYDSGDVGEIWFGEESMDRIITWLELQNIPKDAALLDIGTGNGYFLIELAKSGFTNLTGIDNSPPAVELAKAFAKKEEVMTLKLQVADILHPFPNLSQYEICIDKGTFDAISLSPDHPAEKLSLYRQALHSVLKDGGLFLITSCNWTKEELLSHFNKGFEMLQELPTPKFQFGGKTGNSVTALVFKRK from the exons ATGAGCTGGACTTCCTGGGTCAGTAGTGATGGAAGATGCTGGGAATCCACATGGCCGCGAGGATGCACCTTCTCAGA TTGGGATCATGCTTATGAAAGGGAGCTGCAGTCCTTTTATGATTCTGGTGATGTTGGTGAAATTTG GTTTGGTGAAGAAAGCATGGATCGTATTATAACATGGTTGGAATTGCAAAACATTCCCAAAGATGCTGCCCTGCTGGATATTGGGACGGGAAATGGGTATTTTTTGATTGAACTT GCAAAGTCTGGATTTACTAACCTGACTGGAATTGATAATTCTCCTCCTGCAGTAGAACTTGCAAAAGCTTTTGCTAAAAAGGAAGAGGTGATGACTTTGAAATTACAG GTGGCAGACATTTTGCACCCATTTCCTAATCTTTCTCAGTATGAAATTTGCATCGACAAAGGCACTTTTGATGCCATCAGCCTCAGCCCTGACCACCCAGCTGAAAAACTGAGTTTATATCGGCAAGCCTTGCATAGTGTCCTGAAGGATGGAggccttttcctcataacaagCTGTAACTGGACCAAAGAGGAACTCCTCAGCCATTTCAATAAAG GATTTGAGATGCTGCAGGAACTACCAACACCCAAATTCCAATTTGGAGGCAAGACTGGAAATAGTGTAACAGCACTGGTTTTCAAACGGAAATGA
- the eef1akmt2 gene encoding EEF1A lysine methyltransferase 2 isoform X2, with protein MEDAGNPHGREDAPSQMKIDPSGSNPIFRSNDPPFENQDPAAVWEQSSNKLKLSWDHAYERELQSFYDSGDVGEIWFGEESMDRIITWLELQNIPKDAALLDIGTGNGYFLIELAKSGFTNLTGIDNSPPAVELAKAFAKKEEVMTLKLQVADILHPFPNLSQYEICIDKGTFDAISLSPDHPAEKLSLYRQALHSVLKDGGLFLITSCNWTKEELLSHFNKGFEMLQELPTPKFQFGGKTGNSVTALVFKRK; from the exons ATGGAAGATGCTGGGAATCCACATGGCCGCGAGGATGCACCTTCTCAGA TGAAGATTGATCCAAGTGGCTCCAATCCTATCTTTCGCAGCAATGACCCGCCTTTTGAAAACCAGGACCCAGCCGCTGTATGGGAGCAATCTTCCAACAAGCTAAAACTG AGTTGGGATCATGCTTATGAAAGGGAGCTGCAGTCCTTTTATGATTCTGGTGATGTTGGTGAAATTTG GTTTGGTGAAGAAAGCATGGATCGTATTATAACATGGTTGGAATTGCAAAACATTCCCAAAGATGCTGCCCTGCTGGATATTGGGACGGGAAATGGGTATTTTTTGATTGAACTT GCAAAGTCTGGATTTACTAACCTGACTGGAATTGATAATTCTCCTCCTGCAGTAGAACTTGCAAAAGCTTTTGCTAAAAAGGAAGAGGTGATGACTTTGAAATTACAG GTGGCAGACATTTTGCACCCATTTCCTAATCTTTCTCAGTATGAAATTTGCATCGACAAAGGCACTTTTGATGCCATCAGCCTCAGCCCTGACCACCCAGCTGAAAAACTGAGTTTATATCGGCAAGCCTTGCATAGTGTCCTGAAGGATGGAggccttttcctcataacaagCTGTAACTGGACCAAAGAGGAACTCCTCAGCCATTTCAATAAAG GATTTGAGATGCTGCAGGAACTACCAACACCCAAATTCCAATTTGGAGGCAAGACTGGAAATAGTGTAACAGCACTGGTTTTCAAACGGAAATGA
- the eef1akmt2 gene encoding EEF1A lysine methyltransferase 2 isoform X3, translated as MEDAGNPHGREDAPSQSQFSSNDKFQPSKLGTKEYWDHAYERELQSFYDSGDVGEIWFGEESMDRIITWLELQNIPKDAALLDIGTGNGYFLIELAKSGFTNLTGIDNSPPAVELAKAFAKKEEVMTLKLQVADILHPFPNLSQYEICIDKGTFDAISLSPDHPAEKLSLYRQALHSVLKDGGLFLITSCNWTKEELLSHFNKGFEMLQELPTPKFQFGGKTGNSVTALVFKRK; from the exons ATGGAAGATGCTGGGAATCCACATGGCCGCGAGGATGCACCTTCTCAGAGTCAGTTCTCGTCTAATGATAAGTTCCAGCCTTCTAAACTGGGAACTAAAGAATA TTGGGATCATGCTTATGAAAGGGAGCTGCAGTCCTTTTATGATTCTGGTGATGTTGGTGAAATTTG GTTTGGTGAAGAAAGCATGGATCGTATTATAACATGGTTGGAATTGCAAAACATTCCCAAAGATGCTGCCCTGCTGGATATTGGGACGGGAAATGGGTATTTTTTGATTGAACTT GCAAAGTCTGGATTTACTAACCTGACTGGAATTGATAATTCTCCTCCTGCAGTAGAACTTGCAAAAGCTTTTGCTAAAAAGGAAGAGGTGATGACTTTGAAATTACAG GTGGCAGACATTTTGCACCCATTTCCTAATCTTTCTCAGTATGAAATTTGCATCGACAAAGGCACTTTTGATGCCATCAGCCTCAGCCCTGACCACCCAGCTGAAAAACTGAGTTTATATCGGCAAGCCTTGCATAGTGTCCTGAAGGATGGAggccttttcctcataacaagCTGTAACTGGACCAAAGAGGAACTCCTCAGCCATTTCAATAAAG GATTTGAGATGCTGCAGGAACTACCAACACCCAAATTCCAATTTGGAGGCAAGACTGGAAATAGTGTAACAGCACTGGTTTTCAAACGGAAATGA
- the eef1akmt2 gene encoding EEF1A lysine methyltransferase 2 isoform X1 yields the protein MAARMHLLRVSSRLMISSSLLNWELKNMKIDPSGSNPIFRSNDPPFENQDPAAVWEQSSNKLKLSWDHAYERELQSFYDSGDVGEIWFGEESMDRIITWLELQNIPKDAALLDIGTGNGYFLIELAKSGFTNLTGIDNSPPAVELAKAFAKKEEVMTLKLQVADILHPFPNLSQYEICIDKGTFDAISLSPDHPAEKLSLYRQALHSVLKDGGLFLITSCNWTKEELLSHFNKGFEMLQELPTPKFQFGGKTGNSVTALVFKRK from the exons ATGGCCGCGAGGATGCACCTTCTCAGAGTCAGTTCTCGTCTAATGATAAGTTCCAGCCTTCTAAACTGGGAACTAAAGAATA TGAAGATTGATCCAAGTGGCTCCAATCCTATCTTTCGCAGCAATGACCCGCCTTTTGAAAACCAGGACCCAGCCGCTGTATGGGAGCAATCTTCCAACAAGCTAAAACTG AGTTGGGATCATGCTTATGAAAGGGAGCTGCAGTCCTTTTATGATTCTGGTGATGTTGGTGAAATTTG GTTTGGTGAAGAAAGCATGGATCGTATTATAACATGGTTGGAATTGCAAAACATTCCCAAAGATGCTGCCCTGCTGGATATTGGGACGGGAAATGGGTATTTTTTGATTGAACTT GCAAAGTCTGGATTTACTAACCTGACTGGAATTGATAATTCTCCTCCTGCAGTAGAACTTGCAAAAGCTTTTGCTAAAAAGGAAGAGGTGATGACTTTGAAATTACAG GTGGCAGACATTTTGCACCCATTTCCTAATCTTTCTCAGTATGAAATTTGCATCGACAAAGGCACTTTTGATGCCATCAGCCTCAGCCCTGACCACCCAGCTGAAAAACTGAGTTTATATCGGCAAGCCTTGCATAGTGTCCTGAAGGATGGAggccttttcctcataacaagCTGTAACTGGACCAAAGAGGAACTCCTCAGCCATTTCAATAAAG GATTTGAGATGCTGCAGGAACTACCAACACCCAAATTCCAATTTGGAGGCAAGACTGGAAATAGTGTAACAGCACTGGTTTTCAAACGGAAATGA